In one Acidobacteriota bacterium genomic region, the following are encoded:
- a CDS encoding MBL fold metallo-hydrolase, producing the protein MKLTVFQSDKGDCLLLTGADGRRMLVDGGMRASYSEHVAPATGKLRDNGENIDVVYVSHIDQDHISGVLQMMDDEVAWRIHDFQVTNDNPNHKEPDSPRPPKVAQIWHNAFHDQIKDNAGEIEEMLAASAAILSGAGRESVRELASAQDELVTSIAEAIKLTKRVSPAQLGIKLNVPAKGKLMLVRPSTTAAIKLGGMRFSIIGPFSADLTKLRAEWNKWLTDNKPQLKSIQAAAKKDEASFGAAEIDDLLLPKLAQAEQMSALLTPDDLATAFKLGERENVTTPNLASLMFFVEENGKTLLLTGDGHHLDILKGLKHIKKLNGSGGIHVNVLKVQHHGSEHNLNEAFCRAVTADHYVFCGNGKHENPDLQVIEAIADSRISTGAKLSSNPQVGNPFKFSVNSSSTVTKNAEAKAHMKKVEKLFSNLANKSNGKMSFFFLKGSSFEVQI; encoded by the coding sequence ATGAAGCTGACCGTCTTTCAATCCGACAAGGGGGACTGCCTTCTGCTGACAGGCGCGGACGGGCGACGGATGCTGGTCGACGGCGGAATGCGTGCCTCTTATTCAGAGCACGTCGCGCCCGCGACGGGCAAGCTGCGCGACAACGGCGAGAACATCGACGTCGTTTACGTCTCGCACATCGATCAGGATCACATATCGGGCGTGCTGCAAATGATGGACGACGAAGTTGCCTGGCGCATTCATGATTTCCAGGTGACTAACGACAACCCCAATCATAAGGAGCCCGATTCCCCACGCCCGCCGAAGGTCGCCCAGATTTGGCATAACGCCTTTCACGACCAGATCAAAGACAATGCCGGTGAGATCGAGGAAATGCTGGCGGCTTCGGCGGCTATCCTCTCAGGCGCTGGGAGAGAGTCCGTCAGAGAGCTTGCGTCGGCGCAGGACGAGCTGGTGACAAGCATCGCCGAGGCGATCAAGCTGACCAAGCGCGTCAGCCCGGCTCAACTCGGCATCAAACTGAATGTCCCGGCCAAGGGAAAGCTGATGCTGGTACGCCCCTCAACCACCGCCGCCATCAAACTCGGCGGCATGCGGTTCTCCATCATCGGGCCATTCTCCGCGGACCTGACGAAGCTGAGAGCGGAATGGAACAAGTGGCTGACCGATAATAAACCGCAGCTAAAATCCATACAGGCAGCGGCCAAAAAAGACGAGGCCAGTTTTGGCGCCGCCGAGATCGACGACCTCCTTCTGCCGAAGCTCGCGCAGGCGGAGCAGATGAGCGCGCTCTTGACGCCGGACGACTTGGCAACGGCGTTCAAACTCGGCGAGCGCGAGAATGTTACAACTCCGAATCTCGCCTCGCTGATGTTCTTCGTCGAAGAGAATGGAAAGACGCTGCTTCTGACAGGCGACGGTCACCATTTAGATATCTTGAAGGGTCTCAAACACATCAAGAAGCTGAACGGTTCGGGGGGTATCCACGTTAATGTTCTGAAGGTCCAGCATCACGGCAGCGAGCACAACCTTAATGAAGCCTTCTGTCGAGCCGTCACCGCCGACCACTATGTTTTTTGCGGAAACGGTAAACATGAGAATCCTGACTTGCAAGTGATTGAAGCGATCGCGGATTCGCGCATCAGCACTGGCGCGAAGCTCAGCTCAAACCCTCAAGTGGGCAACCCGTTCAAGTTTTCGGTGAACAGCAGTTCAACCGTAACGAAAAACGCCGAGGCTAAGGCGCACATGAAGAAGGTTGAAAAACTCTTCAGCAACCTCGCCAACAAGAGCAATGGAAAGATGAGCTTTTTCTTTCTCAAAGGTTCGAGCTTCGAGGTTCAGATATGA
- a CDS encoding FAD-dependent oxidoreductase — protein sequence MRAGSSSGHSFTRREVLAAFLGVPAALAACRSHEAPPLPPGEIVGASDVIGHRIRDGLSITPSRDQWERTRLVIVGGGIAGLSAAWKLLKAGFEDFVLIELEKAPGGTSRSGASPLIAYPWGAHYLPAPMKENTALVALLDEMRILEGRDNDGEPIVAEQFLCRDPEERVHYRGRWYEGLYLHAGASAEDLAQFEAFNAEVSRLVGWRDARGRRAFAIPVATGTDDAEITALDKFTMSEWLDRRGWHSARLRWVIDYGCRDDYGLTIDQTSAWAGLFYFCSRVTKPGAEARPLMTWPEGNGRLVSHLYGKVKSKVRLGLAGAEIIPTDPNGRSGVDLIAVDHEGRNATGFHADQVIFAAPHFLSSYVIRPYRENPPAHVAEFQYGAWMVANLFLKDRPKDRGFPLAWDNVLYESPSLGYVVATHQRGLDRGPTVFTYYYPLCDSDPRAARSKLLAAGRDEWADIALTDLSRAHPEIRSLTERLDVMRWGHAMIRPRPGFVWSEARRAASKPYRGIHFAHTDLSGVALFEEALYHGIRTAEEVLAEVVP from the coding sequence ATGCGTGCTGGTTCATCAAGCGGCCATAGCTTCACAAGACGCGAGGTGCTTGCGGCGTTTTTGGGTGTGCCGGCCGCGCTCGCAGCTTGTCGCTCGCATGAAGCGCCGCCATTGCCGCCGGGAGAAATCGTCGGCGCGTCCGACGTGATCGGTCATCGCATTCGCGACGGCCTCAGCATCACGCCTTCGCGCGATCAATGGGAGCGCACGCGCCTGGTCATCGTCGGAGGCGGCATCGCGGGGCTTTCGGCCGCGTGGAAGTTGCTTAAAGCCGGCTTCGAAGATTTTGTTTTGATTGAGCTTGAGAAGGCGCCGGGAGGAACCTCTCGCAGCGGAGCGTCGCCGCTCATCGCTTATCCCTGGGGCGCGCATTATCTCCCGGCTCCAATGAAAGAGAACACCGCGCTGGTCGCGCTGCTCGATGAGATGCGCATTCTGGAAGGCCGTGACAATGATGGCGAGCCTATCGTTGCCGAGCAGTTCCTATGTCGTGATCCCGAAGAGCGAGTCCACTATCGAGGCCGCTGGTATGAAGGTCTCTACCTCCATGCGGGAGCGAGCGCGGAAGACCTCGCGCAGTTCGAGGCCTTCAACGCCGAGGTCAGTCGATTGGTCGGGTGGCGTGACGCGCGAGGCCGGCGCGCGTTTGCGATTCCTGTTGCGACCGGAACTGACGACGCCGAAATCACTGCGCTCGACAAGTTCACGATGTCCGAATGGCTCGACCGCCGTGGATGGCATTCAGCGCGACTTCGTTGGGTGATTGACTATGGCTGCCGTGATGATTATGGATTGACGATCGATCAAACGAGCGCGTGGGCGGGACTCTTTTACTTTTGTTCGCGCGTGACCAAGCCCGGCGCCGAAGCGCGACCCTTGATGACCTGGCCGGAGGGAAACGGCCGGCTGGTGTCTCACCTTTACGGCAAGGTGAAATCGAAAGTCAGACTGGGGCTCGCGGGGGCAGAGATCATTCCGACTGATCCGAACGGGCGAAGCGGCGTGGATTTGATTGCTGTTGATCATGAAGGGCGGAACGCCACCGGGTTTCACGCCGATCAAGTGATCTTCGCTGCGCCGCACTTTTTGAGCAGCTACGTTATTCGGCCCTATCGAGAGAATCCACCGGCTCATGTCGCGGAGTTTCAATACGGCGCGTGGATGGTGGCGAATCTGTTTTTGAAAGACAGGCCGAAGGATCGCGGCTTCCCGCTGGCGTGGGACAACGTGCTTTACGAGAGTCCATCGCTCGGCTACGTTGTAGCGACGCATCAGCGCGGGCTGGATCGCGGCCCTACGGTGTTTACTTACTACTATCCGCTTTGCGATTCTGATCCACGAGCGGCACGATCAAAGCTGCTCGCCGCAGGTCGGGATGAATGGGCGGACATCGCGCTGACTGATTTGTCTCGCGCTCACCCTGAGATTCGCTCATTGACCGAGCGACTGGATGTGATGCGGTGGGGGCACGCGATGATAAGACCGAGACCTGGCTTCGTGTGGAGCGAAGCTCGGCGAGCCGCTTCGAAGCCGTATCGTGGAATTCACTTCGCGCATACGGACCTGAGCGGAGTGGCGTTGTTTGAGGAAGCGCTTTATCATGGCATTCGCACTGCTGAAGAAGTGCTGGCTGAAGTTGTACCGTAG
- a CDS encoding tetratricopeptide repeat protein, producing the protein MKTDYAAAITAYREAFELWRTLSVESVDVATALNDLAGAEQLCRDLEAAERDYREALRVARAVGYVEGVADFTGSLAALALDREDWTGAETLAREALPLSEKLGRQELIALDSRRLAQALVRQGKPAEALPHAQRAVAIFTRLGSPELEDAREILQECQS; encoded by the coding sequence TTGAAGACGGACTACGCCGCCGCCATCACCGCCTACCGGGAGGCGTTCGAGCTGTGGCGCACCTTGTCGGTCGAGAGCGTGGACGTGGCCACCGCCCTGAACGACCTCGCGGGTGCCGAGCAACTCTGCCGCGATCTTGAGGCGGCGGAGCGAGATTATCGCGAGGCGCTACGAGTCGCCCGCGCGGTCGGTTACGTCGAGGGAGTGGCCGACTTCACTGGCAGTCTGGCTGCGCTGGCGCTGGATCGGGAAGACTGGACGGGGGCCGAGACCTTGGCCCGCGAGGCACTGCCCTTGTCCGAAAAGTTGGGCCGCCAGGAACTGATTGCCCTCGACAGTAGACGCCTCGCCCAAGCGCTGGTGCGGCAGGGCAAGCCCGCCGAAGCCCTTCCCCACGCCCAGCGGGCGGTGGCAATCTTCACGCGGCTCGGCTCGCCCGAGCTCGAAGACGCCCGCGAGATCCTGCAAGAGTGCCAGTCTTGA
- a CDS encoding pitrilysin family protein translates to MRASSRLALIAVTLILAVAAPGMGLARAGKASSSMASVLLPNSSPLVSFRLLFNAGSASDPKGKEGVAALTAAMISDGGSRAMSYEQISEAMYPMATGFGSQVDKEMTVFVGTTHADNLQKYYQIISGMLLDPGFRSDDFTRLRTDAINFLKESLRGNNDEELGKEALYVSIYNGHAYGHQNVGTVESLEKLTIDDLKRFYRDNYRRDNFVLGLAGGYPKGFEEKIQSDVAAKLPAGAASKPTLAQPEKISGLEMQIIQKDTPGTAISFGFPISVTRSDPDWPALLLVQSYFGQHRSSNSYLYKRLRQIRGLNYGDYAYIEYFPRGMFQFEPDPNLGRRQQIFQVWIRPVEPKNGVFSLRAALYELNKLVQSGMSQEDFEATRRFLTKNVNALTKTQNAQLGYAIDSKYYGIPGFTDYVRDQLAKLKLEDANRAIKKHLQADNVKIAVVTKDAEAFKQAAVEGKPSPISYTSLPPKEILDEDKIIESYKLNFNPTKVEVIPVDKVFQK, encoded by the coding sequence ATGCGAGCAAGTAGCCGGCTGGCGCTGATTGCAGTCACGTTGATCCTGGCGGTCGCCGCGCCGGGTATGGGCCTCGCGCGGGCCGGAAAGGCTTCCTCAAGCATGGCATCAGTGCTCCTGCCCAACTCTTCACCTCTGGTGAGCTTTCGTTTGCTGTTCAATGCCGGTTCGGCGTCGGACCCCAAAGGCAAAGAGGGAGTGGCCGCTTTGACCGCCGCGATGATCTCGGATGGCGGCAGCCGCGCGATGAGCTACGAACAAATCTCTGAGGCTATGTACCCGATGGCAACCGGCTTCGGCTCGCAAGTAGACAAAGAGATGACGGTCTTCGTTGGCACGACGCATGCCGACAATCTTCAAAAGTACTATCAAATCATCTCGGGCATGTTGCTCGATCCGGGCTTTCGCTCGGATGACTTCACTCGCCTTCGCACCGACGCGATCAACTTTTTGAAAGAGAGCCTTCGCGGCAACAATGATGAGGAGCTCGGCAAGGAAGCGCTGTACGTTTCGATTTACAATGGTCACGCGTATGGGCATCAAAACGTCGGGACGGTCGAGTCGCTCGAGAAACTGACGATCGACGATTTGAAGAGGTTCTACCGGGACAACTACAGGCGGGACAACTTCGTTCTCGGGCTGGCGGGCGGTTATCCGAAGGGCTTCGAAGAGAAAATTCAATCGGACGTCGCCGCAAAGCTCCCGGCGGGCGCGGCGTCGAAGCCCACGCTGGCTCAACCTGAGAAAATCAGCGGCCTCGAGATGCAAATCATTCAGAAGGACACGCCGGGCACCGCGATATCATTCGGCTTTCCGATCTCGGTCACGCGGTCCGATCCGGACTGGCCCGCGCTGTTACTGGTACAGTCGTATTTCGGCCAGCACCGATCGAGCAACAGCTACCTCTATAAGCGGCTCAGACAGATTCGCGGGCTGAACTATGGCGACTATGCTTATATCGAATACTTTCCTCGCGGGATGTTTCAGTTCGAGCCTGACCCGAACCTCGGCCGGCGCCAGCAGATCTTCCAGGTGTGGATTCGACCGGTCGAGCCTAAGAACGGAGTGTTCTCATTGCGCGCCGCGTTGTATGAGCTGAACAAACTTGTGCAAAGTGGAATGTCACAAGAGGACTTCGAGGCGACGCGGCGGTTTCTGACCAAGAACGTGAACGCTCTGACGAAGACACAGAACGCGCAGTTGGGCTACGCGATTGACAGCAAGTACTACGGCATACCCGGCTTCACCGATTATGTGCGCGATCAGCTTGCGAAGCTAAAGCTCGAAGATGCGAATCGAGCGATCAAGAAACACCTGCAAGCGGACAACGTTAAGATCGCGGTGGTGACGAAAGACGCCGAAGCGTTCAAGCAAGCGGCGGTCGAGGGCAAGCCTTCGCCGATCAGCTACACGTCACTGCCTCCGAAAGAAATCCTGGATGAAGACAAGATCATCGAGAGCTACAAGCTGAATTTCAATCCGACGAAGGTTGAGGTGATCCCCGTTGATAAGGTGTTTCAGAAGTAA
- a CDS encoding pitrilysin family protein — MPLTTPAQNKIFPYKYFTDDLPNGLRVITIPTDYPNIVALYIAVNTGSRNEVEPGKSGFAHLFEHLMFRGTEKFSADAYNEALKNAGADSNAYTSDDRTVYHTVFSKEDLDQIMMLEADRFQNLKVPVDLFKTETRAVLGEYNKNASSPVRKIYEALREIAFKSHTYQHTTMGFLRDVENMPNMYDYSLEFFKRYYRPEYVTIIVAGDVKHDAVLQMVNKYWAGWKRGNYTPEIPTEAEQTAPLSTEVAWPTPTLPWVAVSFKGPAYSDDQKDKPALDLISSLGFSQTSDLYQKLVIKEQRVDTIFADFEDHRDPYLLTVVARVKDPKDIEYTKAELIKAFDSYRTTPVAADKLNAVKSNLKYGFALSLDNSEALAANLAPYISLKRTPETLNKLYDLYASITPQDIQQMARKYFVETKRTTVVLAHKEKQNASK, encoded by the coding sequence ATGCCATTGACCACGCCAGCTCAGAACAAGATTTTCCCGTACAAATACTTCACCGACGATCTGCCTAACGGGTTGCGGGTCATCACCATTCCGACCGATTACCCGAACATCGTCGCGCTCTACATAGCCGTGAACACCGGCTCGCGCAATGAGGTCGAACCTGGCAAGTCGGGCTTCGCTCACTTGTTCGAGCATCTGATGTTTCGCGGCACGGAGAAGTTCTCGGCTGACGCATACAACGAAGCGCTGAAGAACGCCGGCGCGGATTCGAATGCCTACACCAGCGACGACCGCACTGTCTATCACACTGTATTCTCGAAGGAAGACCTCGATCAAATAATGATGCTCGAAGCCGACCGCTTTCAGAATCTGAAGGTGCCCGTGGATCTCTTCAAGACCGAAACCCGAGCGGTGCTGGGCGAGTATAACAAGAACGCTTCCAGTCCGGTGCGCAAGATCTACGAGGCGCTTCGCGAGATCGCTTTCAAATCTCACACCTATCAGCATACTACGATGGGCTTCCTGCGCGACGTCGAGAACATGCCGAATATGTACGACTACAGCCTCGAGTTCTTCAAGCGCTACTATCGGCCCGAATACGTGACCATCATCGTCGCCGGTGACGTTAAGCACGACGCCGTTTTGCAAATGGTCAACAAGTATTGGGCCGGCTGGAAGCGCGGCAACTACACACCGGAGATCCCAACTGAGGCTGAACAGACCGCCCCGCTATCCACCGAAGTTGCCTGGCCCACGCCAACGCTGCCGTGGGTCGCAGTCTCGTTCAAAGGTCCGGCCTACTCTGATGATCAGAAGGACAAGCCCGCGCTTGACCTGATCAGCAGCCTCGGTTTCTCGCAGACCTCGGATCTCTATCAGAAGCTGGTCATCAAGGAGCAGAGGGTTGACACGATCTTCGCCGATTTTGAAGACCATCGCGATCCTTACCTATTGACGGTTGTGGCTCGTGTCAAAGACCCGAAGGACATCGAGTACACGAAGGCGGAGCTGATCAAGGCGTTTGACTCGTACAGGACGACGCCGGTCGCGGCCGACAAATTGAACGCGGTGAAGTCGAATCTGAAGTACGGCTTCGCGCTGAGTCTGGATAACTCCGAAGCGCTAGCCGCCAACCTTGCTCCGTACATTTCACTGAAGCGCACGCCGGAAACCTTGAACAAGCTTTACGATTTGTACGCTTCGATCACGCCACAAGACATTCAGCAGATGGCCCGCAAGTACTTCGTCGAGACGAAGCGCACGACGGTGGTTCTCGCGCACAAGGAGAAACAAAATGCGAGCAAGTAG
- a CDS encoding S8 family serine peptidase, producing MAIKKQPLVLGDQSRKCQPRLRMIANGSDKVNTVRAEQCSSLSVTNSKLLKEIPLLRGEDAVPLKRIELPKSVMPKTQKQVPADILANVFIETLDATAPQKRKFPGERARKSNLVTAQVPLNKIKEIAARDNVTYIELGERLAAPTPTVSAKSVAAPSQSLRRFGTAQQRKNAENVLIGIIDVQGFDFSHPDFLDAGGQTRFVRIWDQGGSTRPHPKGVKQFAYGSEFRREHLNAAIAAAPKLKLPPFELEPQSQMAVGSHGTHVASIAAGNRGVCPEAMIAGVVISLPAADQDRRKSFYDSTRIADAVDYLVNLTAEFSAKRKEPVRLSVNISLGTNGHAHDGSSAISRWIDAAMSLPGRCVCVAAGNAGQEVAAFEGDSGFVMGRIHTSGGVPARDLVKDIEWLVVGNGIADVSENELEIWYSPQDRFAVMVRPPNSTQWIGPVEPRQFIENRQLKDGSFLSIYNELYYPANGANYISIYLSPLLSEKGIVGVQAGRWTVRLLGREVRDGRYHAWIERDDPRPQGRLGEREMWRFPSFFSEASNVDNSSVSSLACGNRVIGVANLDDAAERIHITSSQGPTRDERNKPDTAAPGTNIPAAKGFAGPDDLWISMTGTSMASPFVAGVAGLMLGVEPKLTAAQLEGIIIRTARPLPGASFKWLNDSGFGRIDPDACLAEAAMINQREDKTK from the coding sequence ATGGCAATAAAGAAGCAGCCACTTGTTTTGGGTGACCAAAGTCGCAAGTGTCAACCGCGTCTTCGGATGATCGCCAACGGGAGCGATAAGGTTAACACGGTAAGAGCCGAGCAATGTTCGTCGCTCTCGGTAACGAACTCCAAGCTTCTCAAAGAGATTCCCCTCCTGCGCGGCGAGGATGCGGTCCCATTGAAAAGGATCGAGCTTCCAAAAAGCGTCATGCCCAAGACACAAAAGCAGGTGCCCGCGGATATTCTCGCCAATGTCTTCATCGAAACACTCGATGCCACGGCGCCGCAGAAACGAAAGTTTCCCGGAGAGCGGGCGCGGAAATCGAATCTGGTGACCGCTCAGGTTCCTCTCAACAAGATCAAGGAGATTGCCGCCAGGGACAACGTTACTTACATAGAGCTGGGCGAACGGCTCGCCGCACCCACGCCAACAGTCTCCGCCAAATCAGTCGCGGCGCCCTCCCAATCCCTGCGCCGATTCGGCACCGCACAGCAAAGGAAGAACGCTGAGAATGTGCTGATAGGAATCATAGACGTGCAGGGCTTCGACTTCTCACATCCCGATTTTCTTGATGCCGGCGGGCAGACCAGGTTCGTACGGATCTGGGATCAAGGAGGCTCGACCCGCCCGCACCCAAAAGGCGTCAAGCAATTCGCTTACGGATCGGAATTTCGTCGAGAGCATCTGAATGCCGCGATTGCGGCCGCGCCCAAACTCAAGCTTCCTCCTTTTGAGTTAGAACCGCAGTCACAGATGGCGGTTGGCTCGCACGGCACACACGTGGCTAGCATTGCTGCCGGCAATCGCGGCGTCTGCCCTGAGGCTATGATCGCCGGTGTGGTCATATCGCTTCCGGCGGCAGATCAGGACCGGCGTAAATCCTTTTACGATTCGACGCGCATTGCCGACGCCGTTGATTATCTCGTCAACCTCACGGCCGAGTTCTCCGCCAAACGGAAGGAGCCTGTGCGCCTGTCGGTCAACATCAGTCTGGGCACCAATGGACACGCGCACGATGGTTCGAGTGCGATCTCGCGCTGGATTGACGCCGCGATGTCCCTTCCGGGTCGCTGTGTTTGTGTTGCCGCGGGCAACGCCGGACAAGAAGTCGCCGCCTTTGAAGGCGACAGCGGATTCGTCATGGGCCGTATCCACACCAGTGGCGGCGTCCCCGCACGCGATCTGGTGAAAGACATCGAGTGGCTAGTGGTGGGCAACGGGATCGCGGATGTTTCCGAGAACGAGCTGGAGATTTGGTACAGCCCGCAGGACCGCTTCGCTGTGATGGTTCGTCCGCCCAATTCGACGCAATGGATCGGCCCGGTTGAGCCCCGCCAGTTTATCGAGAATCGGCAACTCAAGGACGGGAGTTTTCTGAGCATCTACAATGAGCTTTACTATCCGGCGAACGGGGCCAACTACATTTCGATCTACCTTTCGCCGCTGCTTTCCGAGAAGGGAATCGTCGGAGTGCAGGCCGGACGCTGGACGGTACGCTTGCTCGGGCGCGAGGTGCGCGACGGCCGCTATCACGCATGGATCGAACGTGACGACCCGCGCCCTCAGGGCCGGTTGGGCGAGCGGGAGATGTGGCGATTCCCCTCCTTCTTTTCCGAAGCGTCGAATGTTGACAACTCATCGGTCAGCTCGCTGGCCTGCGGCAACCGCGTTATCGGTGTGGCCAACCTGGATGACGCGGCCGAGCGCATCCACATCACAAGCAGTCAGGGGCCAACTCGGGACGAGCGAAACAAGCCGGACACGGCGGCTCCAGGCACGAATATCCCCGCAGCCAAGGGTTTCGCCGGGCCTGATGACCTGTGGATCTCGATGACCGGCACCAGCATGGCCAGTCCTTTCGTAGCCGGCGTCGCCGGACTGATGCTGGGCGTTGAGCCGAAACTCACCGCGGCGCAACTCGAAGGCATCATCATCCGCACCGCCCGCCCTCTGCCCGGGGCAAGCTTCAAATGGCTTAATGATTCGGGCTTCGGAAGGATTGATCCCGATGCTTGCCTGGCAGAAGCGGCGATGATCAATCAACGGGAGGACAAAACAAAATGA
- a CDS encoding ATP-dependent DNA helicase: MEEVFGPGGLIAQHHPNYEYRPGQVEMAEAVNNILKDGGLALIEAGTGTGKTLAYLIPAIAAGRRVLVSTATKNLQEQLHKKDVPFLQQIIPREFKVTCMKGRSNYVCLHRMKKAAGTPMLQGLEEIDYFDQIRKWAAESKTGDRAELTDLPEDLSFWPQIDARADTCLGQKCPDFDACFITRMRREAMEADVVIVNHHLFFADLALRGGDYGSVLPDYNTVIFDEAHELEDVAASYFGTSVSNYRVNDLVQDANKLAIKEPEQQGELLKALARLTQRSDMFWLSFRGGSLDDDSPEGGGNASPSSGRWQSNRNTYRPRGSSLDGRYPLSSSRFARVDREDNLTPTATGEAYIALSNAIDRLTTMLGVVKDPPAELDNIVRRAQSLKFDLEFVVSCDQPDFVYWCEKRGRGVFINATPIDVSGILEENLFAKLQTAVLTSATMTAGAAFDFIRGRLGIRQARELIVESHFDFKKQAVLYLPRGMPDPRSRDFLDASVDEIVRILEATRGRAFVLFTSLASMRETHERVRDLIDYPTFIQGQGSKTGLLDRFRKTEGAVLFATSSFWQGVDVQGEALSCVIISKLPFAVPSDPVVAARQKYIDDQGGNSFYQYSVPQAAITLKQGLGRLIRSTSDKGVLSILDPRVKTKSYGRVFLQSIPQCRVTSSIEEAAAIFTDHT; the protein is encoded by the coding sequence ATGGAAGAAGTATTCGGCCCGGGCGGATTAATCGCCCAACATCATCCCAACTACGAATACCGGCCCGGCCAGGTCGAGATGGCCGAGGCTGTCAACAATATCCTTAAGGACGGCGGCCTCGCCTTGATCGAAGCCGGAACCGGAACCGGCAAAACGCTCGCGTATCTGATACCCGCCATCGCAGCCGGACGCCGTGTGCTTGTGTCAACCGCGACAAAGAACCTCCAAGAGCAACTGCATAAAAAAGACGTTCCCTTTCTTCAACAGATCATCCCGCGTGAGTTCAAAGTCACTTGCATGAAGGGCCGCTCGAATTACGTTTGCCTTCATCGGATGAAGAAGGCCGCCGGCACGCCGATGTTACAAGGACTCGAAGAGATCGATTACTTCGATCAGATTCGGAAATGGGCGGCCGAGAGCAAAACCGGCGACCGTGCCGAGCTAACCGACCTCCCCGAAGACCTTTCATTCTGGCCCCAGATCGACGCGCGAGCCGATACGTGTCTCGGCCAGAAGTGTCCGGACTTTGACGCGTGCTTCATAACGCGAATGCGGCGCGAGGCGATGGAGGCCGACGTGGTGATCGTCAATCATCATCTCTTCTTCGCCGATCTCGCGCTGCGCGGCGGAGACTACGGCTCGGTGCTGCCCGACTACAATACGGTTATCTTCGACGAGGCGCACGAGCTTGAAGACGTTGCCGCTTCTTACTTCGGCACAAGCGTTTCGAACTACCGCGTGAATGACCTCGTCCAAGATGCAAACAAACTCGCGATCAAAGAGCCCGAACAGCAAGGAGAGTTGCTAAAGGCGCTGGCGAGATTGACTCAGCGATCGGATATGTTCTGGCTATCGTTTCGCGGAGGCAGCCTCGACGACGATTCGCCGGAAGGCGGCGGCAATGCTTCGCCATCCAGTGGCCGGTGGCAATCGAACAGAAACACATACCGGCCCCGCGGCTCTTCACTGGATGGACGCTATCCGCTGAGCAGCTCGCGGTTCGCTCGAGTCGATCGCGAAGACAACCTTACACCGACCGCGACCGGTGAAGCTTACATCGCGCTCAGTAATGCCATCGATCGTCTGACAACCATGCTCGGCGTCGTGAAGGACCCGCCGGCGGAACTCGACAACATCGTTCGGCGAGCACAGAGCCTGAAGTTCGATCTTGAGTTCGTCGTGAGCTGCGATCAGCCGGATTTCGTCTACTGGTGCGAAAAACGCGGCCGAGGCGTGTTCATCAATGCGACGCCGATCGACGTGTCCGGCATACTGGAAGAAAACCTCTTCGCCAAGTTGCAAACGGCCGTGCTGACTTCGGCAACGATGACCGCCGGTGCAGCCTTTGATTTCATCCGCGGCCGGCTCGGCATTCGACAAGCTCGTGAGTTGATCGTCGAATCTCATTTCGATTTTAAGAAGCAGGCAGTGCTTTATCTTCCCCGCGGCATGCCCGACCCGCGAAGCCGTGACTTCCTGGACGCGTCGGTGGACGAAATCGTTCGGATTCTGGAAGCGACTCGAGGGCGCGCGTTTGTGCTGTTCACGAGCCTGGCTTCGATGCGCGAGACGCACGAGCGAGTGCGCGACTTGATCGACTATCCAACTTTCATTCAAGGCCAGGGTTCAAAGACAGGTCTGCTCGATCGCTTTCGAAAGACTGAAGGGGCGGTGTTGTTTGCGACCTCTTCGTTCTGGCAAGGCGTTGACGTTCAGGGCGAAGCGCTCTCCTGCGTGATCATCTCGAAGCTGCCGTTCGCGGTCCCCAGTGATCCGGTCGTCGCCGCTCGCCAGAAATACATCGACGATCAAGGCGGCAATTCGTTTTATCAATACTCGGTGCCTCAAGCAGCGATCACCTTGAAGCAAGGTTTGGGCAGACTGATTCGTTCAACTAGCGACAAAGGTGTCCTTTCGATATTGGACCCGCGAGTGAAGACGAAGTCCTACGGAAGGGTTTTTCTCCAAAGCATTCCTCAATGCCGCGTGACTTCAAGCATCGAGGAAGCAGCGGCGATCTTCACGGATCATACCTAG